TATTGAGGAGGGAAACAGGACATGATAAGCCATGGTATAATGAATATGATCCTTGAGAAAACAAGAGAGTGTCGAAATTGCAGATATTTATCGTCTgtaattcaaattttttaaatcaaataCAGGTCAAGCGATACATTTCAGTTCTAATACGTCACCGTATACAACACAATCTAACAAGATCAATTACTGCTCAAGAAGCACATATTTTCGGTCTACATGATTCCTAGAATCATCCTTTATGTGCTCATGCATAATAGTACATTTCTTTTTGCAAAACACCAAATTCATTCTGCAAGGAAACAAAACACACAATGACAAATGCAGATATCGGAGTGTACCTAATGAATGAGCCTGAAGACAAATGCAGGGCTGTAAAAATCAGTGAAATTGCATTCAGGTTTTCAAGGGTTGTATATAAATGTCGTCTCTGGGTTCCTCATTCACCCCCGTCTGCGTTGCATACTCCAAAGCCATCTCATAGTCCACCTGAAAAATCAGTAAGTTTATACACGATATAAGGGATAAGAGGAAATCTGAGAAGCAgtcgaaaaataaaaatatggatcAACAAAATAAGGAGAGAAGACTGTGTTTTCACAAAGCATAGTGAAAGAATCGACAGTGACATTCAGCAAATGCGGGTTTCATGTAGGAAAACTGCATCGTGTCTGCCAACGTATTAATAGGTGGATCAAAAATTTCGACAAGGAAACGAGAAAGTCTCACCTGTTCCACATGTCGAGTGAGCTTCTCTCGCAACGTCTCTTCGGTTACTAATTTAGCTGAAACTTGTCTAAGTAATTCTGCATCCTTGTCTTCAGAACGTCTCTTCTTTGAAGCATGAGAGCTAGGCatttcttttaaaatttcatatatAGCACCCGTGGCATTTGGAATGTACCTGAAAATTGGTAGAAATATGAGATCAAAGTTTTCTTCACTTAGGCTTTTATTACACACATAATGAGAGAGGAAAACCGACTTGCTCAAACTTCGTTTTCTCTCCTGCTGCTCACGAGCTTGAATTCTTTTAACTATTTTAGATTTCAGCTGTGCACAGCATTGCTGAATAGCTGTCTGGAGATTCAACATTTTCCAGTTAACAGATGTTCTCTTACATAGTGAAAGTAAAAACCGATGTGTCCATACCTTGACGGCAGAAGCTATTTCATTAATGTCATCACCAATGTACTCCTTTCCGGTTCCTTTGAAAGGAATCTTGGTGCTTACAATGCTCACAAAGACCCCTATCTTATCTTGTGCTTGGTTGATCTTGTAACTGTTCCAACTGAAAAATGGACAGGAATTTTAGGACTAGGTAACAAGCTGTAACAAGCTTCTTATTTACTTATATGTGCGCAACTTGGTGTTAGAAAATTGTGATAGAAATAAAGAGTGACTACCATCACCAAAACAAAGAATACATGGAAATATTGTTTTACCAAGGAAAAAGAACTAGAGAAACTTTACGCAGCTGCATGTAGAAAATACTGGACACTACATTGACCTGGCCAACATCACTAAAAATGTTCaccgatttttaaaaaaattgatgaaaTAGCATGCAACACTCACTTGATTCTCTTGATAGCAGTCCTCGTGACCACATCAGCCCCTTGCTCGAACAGAAGTGGAATTCGGTTAGCAAATCGGAAAATGTTTAGTCCCTAGAAGTTCACCCAATATATGACCGTCCAAAAGTCAGAATACAAAATAAGCAGCAGTACGAGAATTTTAAACACTGTTCGATTATTTTGTGACTAAATACTGATTTTTTTAACATAGAATTGTCAGTGAAATAGAACCCCTGAACAAACGACAGCTCTTCTATTAGCAAGAATACTGACTGAAACTCGGAATTCAAAATGAATTTAAGGAGCCTAGAGCATAGCTAAGACTCACCTGTTTAACATCTTTTCCACCCAAACTAATTCCAGCTTCCACAATGAAAGGGTGGCCTTCGAACACTTGAGCGCTGCACGAGACATCTGATGGTTTTAATTCTCTTTCCTAAATAAATACTTTTCTTCTAAGGAAGGAGTATATCGTATAATTCTAGGAGGCAGGGACAGAACCAGAAATGAAGGTTGGGTgggcaaaaaaaaatattcaaaattttagGGAGGGCAAGAACATATATTAGGAGTGAAGCCTTGAAggtgaaaaaaatataattaattttagaCCTCTAATCAACGAAATTAAAAAATTGAGGGGGGCGGTCGCACCCACCCCCCCTGGCTCCGTCTCTGCCAGGAGGCTAATAATTCACTGTACCTTCCTGAATAAGTTGCAACCATATCTGGATGCAATTCCTTTATAATTCCCAAACGGAGATTGTATTCTCCAGCAGGACTAAGGCACTGCAGGTAACTCAAAATTACTACAAGAAGCTAAATCGTTAAAAGGCATAGAGCAGAATAAACACATGAAACAAGAATAAACTCCGAAATTCCACTGACgataaaaaatatattcaatAGGTTTTATACTGAAGGAACAAGGGGAGAAAACACCAATATAGTAACTTACATCACCACTGGGATCATCAAACTTCGCTTGACGGAACAACTGATGAATACGAACAATTTGCTGTGAGGTCAGAGATTTAACCAGCATACTTGGGCTAAAATCGGGACCCATTTCCCCTAAATGTGAAAATACGATCCTGTGTCAATTAGCAACAAAAAATACTGTACAATGCGCATGCATCTAGCTCACTTCAAACCCTGGGGCCATCTGGCTGACTTCATACCCAATGGCAAAATGATATTAGCGTAGAAAGAGCTCAGTCTAGTGACTCTAGCACTGTCTCAAATAAATGATCACTTACCAATTAATCGGTCAGCATAGGACTTCTTAACATTCACAAATTCTTGCTGAAGAAATTGCAAAAGTTTAGGCTTTGATGTTTCCGCAATAAGTCGTTTGATCAAAAGCAAATCTACTGCTGACGGATGATACTTGGTTTCAACAGGAGCTGGCGGCATTATATCTGTCCTTCTAGCAAATCTAACGGTGACAATTTTACTtcgaagaaaacaaaaaattaatcaCTTGGTTTTAAATACAACAGAAGGAAGCTCAAGAGAGGTTGATCAATAGCGAGAAAGAGAGTACTCTGGTACTTCTGACAAAAACTTGAAGAGAAACTCCGCATAAGGAGTGATGACAGCCATTTGTCGCATGTAATGCAGTATTTTGGACTGTAGACAGAAGACACAACAAAAGAAAGTCATAAACTAAGGAGACAGTAAAATCATAAGGAAAATGCCGGATAGGAAAGGAGTTCCAAACAAAAATCCTCAAACTTTCAAATTAACAGCATACTAAGGGATTCATACACGATATGTTGTCCAGTTCCCTTCAATGACTATATGGATCTCAGCTCCATGCCATTTTTCCTTGTTCTCTTTTTTATTATGTACATGAATGTGAGGAATGTTCCTATACATTAATTACTCAAAAACAATCAGTTTTCCATGAAATCTATGAATAAAAAACCTAAAAATCCAAATGGGATGTTCTAAACCATAATTTGGCAATAcctattaatatcaatatctaaTCTGCAAAATGATGAGTAACTTTGCCCCTTCATCGACGAACGGATCTCAATAGGCAATCCAGTACTCATCTTGGACCAAATAAGTGCCTGCACGtgtaag
This Primulina eburnea isolate SZY01 chromosome 2, ASM2296580v1, whole genome shotgun sequence DNA region includes the following protein-coding sequences:
- the LOC140823255 gene encoding LOW QUALITY PROTEIN: DNA topoisomerase 6 subunit B (The sequence of the model RefSeq protein was modified relative to this genomic sequence to represent the inferred CDS: inserted 2 bases in 1 codon), with translation METPRSSESPEETKKSKGKTSRKPKGSAAQVLKQKSPAEFFADNKNIAGFDNPGKCLYTTVRELVENALDSAESIAELPVIEITIEEIEKRKFNSMIGLAEHGRVDEELYDDFETEKAREKRLAKEARLQEIHAKNASLGKKAKAPVAAKSIKSREASYYKVSCKDNGRGMPHDDIPNMFGRVLSGTKYGLKQTRGKFGLGAKMALIWSKMSTGLPIEIRSSMKGQSYSSFCRLDIDINRNIPHIHVHNKKENKEKWHGAEIHIVIEGNWTTYRSKILHYMRQMAVITPYAEFLFKFLSEVPDKIVTVRFARRTDIMPPAPVETKYHPSAVDLLLIKRLIAETSKPKLLQFLQQEFVNVKKSYADRLIGEMGPDFSPSMLVKSLTSQQIVRIHQLFRQAKFDDPSGDCLSPAGEYNLRLGIIKELHPDMVATYSGSAQVFEGHPFIVEAGISLGGKDVKQGLNIFRFANRIPLLFEQGADVVTRTAIKRINWNSYKINQAQDKIGVFVSIVSTKIPFKGTGKEYIGDDINEIASAVKTAIQQCCAQLKSKIVKRIQAREQQERKRSLSKYIPNATGAIYEILKEMPSSHASKKRRSEDKDAELLRQVSAKLVTEETLREKLTRHVEQVDYEMALEYATQTGVNEEPRDDIYIQPLKTXECNFTDFYSPAFVFRLIH